Proteins from a genomic interval of Pseudodesulfovibrio nedwellii:
- a CDS encoding 4Fe-4S dicluster domain-containing protein: MIFFDIGLTLALTICVIGIVYRVARWNGEWTSRKPQLSSGFLLWIGRAVKSLILDVVLLARSGRTSFLRWLAHSLVFFGFMGLLLFHAMDETVTATFFPFYESTLDPWQFLRNLFGAMTLVGLVLMVYRRVHSTKLRLLTHFQDWAALLILGCIILSGFFLEASKIMSPAVFDRMTDEYFVPGEVGDLTALKAYWAHEYGVVFSVEYPMDEETLELGASLDEDSCVDCHANTATAFVSRPLATVLTPVAFALNTSRADQVFWYFHVIFCFIALAALPFGKFFHPVSTPINLVVRQGRRDDLEGFQPSAVCRSVGMDACTRCGECSLHCSVAPAFTVLGNQNILPSEKLASLKQFQTGELISQAGLTAFSEGSRICTECLRCTDICPAGINLQDLWIASKARITKLAPSPNDLLRNKTATQRARVFDDLCKSSSILPAVTGLADDSASYWACVQCTTCTSVCPVVAVCEDPSRDLDLLPQQIMNLLRMGLKEETLGARMVWSCTTCYKCQEHCPQNIRVADVLYELRNTVAARVRDGGASCEGNGESL; the protein is encoded by the coding sequence ATGATTTTTTTTGATATCGGCCTGACCTTGGCACTCACCATATGCGTGATCGGTATTGTCTACCGTGTTGCACGATGGAACGGGGAGTGGACTTCCCGCAAGCCACAGCTTTCTTCCGGTTTTCTCTTGTGGATCGGTCGTGCAGTCAAATCACTGATTCTTGATGTTGTGCTTTTGGCGCGAAGTGGCAGGACAAGCTTTTTACGGTGGTTGGCACATAGCCTCGTCTTTTTTGGTTTCATGGGGCTTCTTTTATTCCATGCCATGGACGAGACGGTCACGGCGACTTTTTTCCCTTTCTATGAATCCACCCTTGATCCCTGGCAGTTCCTGCGCAACCTGTTTGGAGCCATGACGTTGGTCGGGCTTGTGCTCATGGTGTATCGCCGGGTGCATTCGACCAAACTTCGTTTGTTGACGCATTTTCAGGACTGGGCAGCATTGTTGATTCTCGGTTGTATTATCTTGTCGGGATTCTTTTTGGAGGCATCAAAGATCATGTCTCCAGCGGTTTTTGATCGGATGACCGATGAATATTTCGTTCCGGGAGAGGTCGGTGATCTGACTGCCTTGAAGGCTTATTGGGCTCATGAATACGGTGTTGTTTTTTCTGTGGAGTACCCCATGGATGAAGAAACACTCGAACTCGGGGCAAGTCTTGACGAAGACAGTTGTGTCGACTGCCATGCCAACACAGCCACCGCGTTTGTTTCTCGTCCATTGGCAACAGTCCTTACCCCGGTGGCGTTTGCCTTGAATACGAGCAGGGCGGATCAGGTCTTTTGGTATTTTCATGTCATATTTTGTTTTATCGCGTTGGCTGCCTTACCGTTTGGGAAATTTTTCCATCCGGTGTCCACGCCGATCAATCTGGTTGTGCGACAAGGGCGGCGGGATGATCTTGAAGGATTTCAGCCTTCTGCTGTATGTCGGAGCGTAGGCATGGATGCCTGCACCCGGTGTGGGGAGTGCAGTCTGCATTGCAGTGTGGCTCCGGCTTTTACGGTTCTGGGAAATCAAAATATACTCCCTTCGGAAAAACTTGCTTCCCTCAAGCAGTTTCAGACTGGTGAGCTCATATCTCAAGCCGGTCTGACCGCTTTTTCGGAAGGGAGTCGTATTTGTACGGAATGTCTGCGGTGCACGGATATCTGTCCGGCCGGAATCAATCTTCAGGATTTGTGGATTGCATCCAAAGCCCGGATAACCAAGCTGGCACCGAGTCCCAATGATCTGTTGAGAAACAAAACGGCAACACAGCGAGCGCGTGTTTTTGACGATTTGTGTAAGTCTTCCTCCATTTTGCCAGCCGTGACCGGACTTGCGGATGACTCCGCTTCCTATTGGGCCTGTGTGCAATGCACTACCTGTACGAGTGTCTGCCCAGTGGTTGCGGTTTGCGAAGATCCATCACGCGATCTTGACCTTTTGCCACAACAGATCATGAATCTGCTGCGAATGGGACTCAAGGAAGAAACGCTTGGAGCACGCATGGTTTGGAGTTGTACGACCTGTTATAAATGTCAGGAACATTGTCCACAGAATATCCGTGTGGCCGACGTCCTTTATGAATTGCGAAATACCGTTGCCGCCCGAGTTCGGGATGGCGGTGCCAGTTGCGAAGGAAACGGAGAATCTTTGTGA
- a CDS encoding CoB--CoM heterodisulfide reductase iron-sulfur subunit B family protein, translating to MKYAYFPGCKIPHHLPEYGASVEAVCKALDIELVPLEFNCCGWPVRHENELASIFSAVRNFAVAEKAGLPIFTPCKCCFGNLKYAQSRMAEDEKLSGQVESLLVQDGLALPKSMDVFHMLTILDEQVGAEILYRRTANPLEGVKVACHYGCHALRPGNVTGFDDPMAPTVFERIMQAIGAEPVDWDLRLECCGYPLRGRDDTISEALMRKKLEDAASVGADVMATACTYCQLQFDKERDGLPYSDPLRKAPPAVLVSQLIGIALGLEANALGLERNCIPWHGPGF from the coding sequence GTGAAGTACGCCTATTTCCCGGGGTGTAAAATCCCTCACCATCTTCCTGAATATGGCGCATCCGTTGAAGCTGTATGCAAAGCTCTTGATATTGAACTGGTGCCGCTTGAATTCAACTGTTGCGGCTGGCCTGTGCGGCATGAAAATGAACTGGCTTCAATTTTTTCGGCTGTACGTAATTTTGCGGTTGCTGAAAAGGCAGGGTTGCCAATTTTTACTCCCTGCAAATGCTGTTTCGGTAATCTGAAATATGCCCAGTCCAGAATGGCGGAAGACGAAAAACTCTCAGGTCAGGTTGAATCCCTTTTGGTTCAAGATGGATTGGCGTTGCCCAAGTCCATGGATGTTTTTCATATGTTGACAATTCTTGACGAACAGGTCGGGGCCGAAATCCTCTACCGACGGACCGCAAATCCTTTGGAGGGAGTGAAGGTGGCTTGCCATTATGGTTGTCATGCACTTCGTCCGGGGAATGTCACTGGGTTTGATGACCCCATGGCCCCGACCGTGTTCGAAAGAATCATGCAGGCCATTGGAGCAGAGCCTGTTGATTGGGATTTACGATTGGAGTGTTGTGGATATCCCTTGCGTGGGCGTGATGACACCATTTCCGAAGCCCTGATGCGTAAGAAACTTGAGGACGCGGCTTCGGTTGGTGCTGATGTCATGGCCACGGCCTGTACGTATTGTCAGCTTCAGTTTGATAAGGAGCGTGACGGGCTTCCGTATAGTGATCCGCTTCGGAAGGCACCGCCTGCAGTGCTCGTCAGTCAGTTGATAGGTATTGCCTTAGGATTGGAGGCGAATGCGCTTGGACTGGAGAGGAATTGTATTCCTTGGCACGGACCTGGTTTTTAG
- the glpK gene encoding glycerol kinase GlpK, which produces MAKYIGAVDSGTTSSRFIIFDERGRIVGLDQKEHEQIYPKPGWVEHNPMEIWNNTQEVIKGALTKSGIKGSELAAIGITNQRETTIVWDRYTGKPFYNAIVWQCTRTHKICKELTADGGQDRFREKTGLPIATYFSGPKIKWILDNIPEARAAAEKGDAMFGTIETWIIWWLTGGPRGGAHVTDVTNASRTMLMDLKTLEWDEEIMKIMGIPAEGLARIVPSSDQATWGPTSESGPLGARVPVCGAVGDQQAALVGQTCFAPGQAKNTYGTGCFLLMHTGHKPIQSKHGLITTLAYQFSGRKPSYCLEGSIAIAGALVQWLRDNLQMFDSAPEVEALAKKVEDTGGMYIVPAFSGLYAPYWRPDARGVMVGLTRYINRNHIARAVLEATAYQTKDIVEAMNKDSGVVLETLKADGGMVYNELLMQFQSDILDVPVVRPKVAETTCLGAAYAAGIAVGFWSGREELYNNWEEDKTWQPDMDEKDRSEGYKGWKKAVERTYDWVD; this is translated from the coding sequence ATGGCGAAATATATCGGAGCCGTTGATTCCGGGACCACGAGCAGCAGATTTATTATTTTTGACGAACGTGGCCGTATTGTCGGTCTTGATCAGAAAGAACATGAACAGATTTATCCCAAACCGGGATGGGTCGAACATAATCCCATGGAGATCTGGAACAATACGCAGGAAGTCATCAAGGGAGCCTTGACCAAGTCCGGTATCAAAGGATCGGAACTGGCTGCCATCGGTATCACTAACCAGCGTGAAACCACAATTGTATGGGATCGATACACCGGGAAACCTTTCTACAACGCCATTGTCTGGCAGTGCACCCGTACCCATAAAATTTGTAAGGAACTTACGGCCGATGGCGGTCAAGATCGTTTTCGCGAGAAGACCGGGTTGCCCATTGCAACATATTTTTCCGGCCCGAAAATCAAGTGGATTCTGGATAATATTCCTGAAGCACGTGCCGCTGCGGAAAAGGGTGATGCCATGTTCGGCACCATTGAAACATGGATTATCTGGTGGCTGACAGGCGGCCCAAGGGGCGGTGCTCATGTCACTGATGTTACCAACGCCAGCCGGACCATGCTCATGGATCTTAAGACGCTTGAGTGGGACGAGGAGATCATGAAAATCATGGGTATTCCTGCCGAGGGCCTTGCTCGCATTGTGCCGTCATCTGATCAGGCGACATGGGGACCGACATCGGAAAGTGGTCCTCTGGGCGCACGTGTTCCAGTTTGTGGCGCCGTGGGCGATCAGCAGGCTGCATTGGTCGGCCAGACGTGTTTTGCGCCGGGGCAGGCAAAGAATACTTATGGCACCGGCTGTTTTTTGCTCATGCACACAGGGCATAAGCCTATTCAGTCCAAGCACGGCTTGATCACGACACTCGCCTATCAGTTCAGCGGACGTAAACCGTCATATTGTCTTGAAGGTTCCATCGCCATTGCCGGTGCGTTGGTCCAATGGTTGCGAGATAATCTCCAGATGTTCGATTCCGCTCCCGAAGTTGAAGCATTGGCAAAAAAGGTGGAAGACACCGGTGGTATGTATATTGTCCCGGCTTTTTCGGGCCTGTATGCACCATACTGGCGACCTGATGCCCGGGGAGTCATGGTCGGCCTGACTCGATATATCAATCGTAACCATATTGCCCGTGCCGTTCTGGAGGCCACCGCCTATCAGACCAAGGACATTGTGGAAGCCATGAATAAGGATTCCGGCGTGGTCTTGGAAACCCTCAAGGCCGATGGTGGCATGGTTTACAATGAATTACTCATGCAGTTTCAGTCTGACATTCTGGATGTCCCGGTTGTTCGGCCCAAGGTGGCTGAGACTACTTGTCTCGGAGCAGCCTATGCGGCAGGCATCGCCGTTGGTTTTTGGTCTGGGCGTGAGGAGTTGTACAACAACTGGGAAGAAGACAAGACGTGGCAGCCTGACATGGATGAGAAGGATCGGTCCGAAGGATATAAAGGATGGAAAAAGGCTGTCGAACGCACGTATGATTGGGTTGATTAG
- a CDS encoding acyltransferase family protein — protein sequence MQMYTSPSKRIPLLDIARFFGMILVYYGHIIERIMYLENPTATAQYKFIYSFHMPFFFLLAGFTLAPEKMVLPVGKFFKKVLASRLVPYFVFTVVLAILSLLFVGHFVVIDLSTADGYLKGIIATLLGFPVFNIPLWFMACLVSVEILHFFVGRFLNSTFRILGAAIAFYVGGYALTATIQFIPGPNFWLIHEALVVYAFYLVGVLFRRNGIMLGRQPRWRLLLATAVCLLIVVFTYDMNTGPFRLFDAVVIVLSGHGNILLFPLTALTGSLMILLLARSSGANKFLMFMGENALILFCLNGIFYHFFNGPFAAWFVATFPGHWMAVTGAGMAFTIISLACCVPCVWLLNAYVPQLVGKPRQQGPFLPRFLR from the coding sequence ATGCAGATGTACACGTCCCCGTCGAAACGAATTCCCCTGCTCGATATTGCCCGTTTTTTCGGTATGATATTGGTTTATTATGGCCATATTATTGAACGGATAATGTATCTCGAAAATCCAACAGCCACTGCTCAATACAAATTTATTTATTCATTCCACATGCCCTTTTTCTTTCTTCTGGCCGGGTTCACTCTTGCGCCGGAAAAGATGGTGCTACCTGTGGGGAAGTTCTTCAAAAAGGTGTTGGCTTCACGACTTGTTCCCTATTTTGTGTTTACCGTTGTATTGGCAATTTTGAGTCTGCTTTTTGTTGGTCATTTCGTGGTTATCGATCTGTCAACTGCAGACGGGTACCTCAAGGGGATAATCGCGACCCTGTTGGGTTTCCCTGTGTTCAACATCCCTCTTTGGTTTATGGCCTGTCTGGTTTCTGTTGAAATACTCCATTTTTTTGTCGGTCGATTTCTCAACAGTACGTTCAGGATTCTTGGTGCAGCCATTGCCTTTTATGTTGGGGGATACGCCTTGACCGCGACCATTCAGTTTATTCCCGGTCCCAATTTCTGGCTTATTCATGAAGCCCTGGTTGTGTATGCCTTTTATTTGGTAGGTGTATTGTTCCGTCGCAACGGCATTATGCTTGGTAGACAGCCGCGGTGGCGACTTTTACTTGCGACCGCTGTGTGTCTGCTGATTGTGGTGTTTACCTATGATATGAATACAGGACCATTCAGACTCTTTGACGCTGTTGTTATCGTCTTGTCAGGACATGGAAATATTTTGCTTTTCCCGCTCACGGCGTTAACTGGCAGTTTGATGATCCTTTTGCTTGCGCGAAGCTCTGGTGCCAACAAATTTCTGATGTTCATGGGAGAAAATGCTTTGATTCTTTTTTGTCTCAACGGCATTTTTTACCATTTTTTCAACGGGCCGTTTGCCGCATGGTTTGTTGCGACATTCCCCGGTCACTGGATGGCAGTAACAGGCGCGGGAATGGCATTTACCATAATCAGTCTGGCGTGTTGCGTTCCGTGTGTCTGGTTGCTCAACGCCTATGTGCCGCAATTGGTCGGCAAGCCACGGCAGCAAGGGCCGTTTCTTCCCAGATTCCTACGGTAA